A section of the Acidobacterium capsulatum ATCC 51196 genome encodes:
- a CDS encoding reverse transcriptase domain-containing protein, with protein MHHVYRIDTLRFAYLQLKRHAAAGVDGETWRHYGEALEENLQNLSHRLKRGAYRAKPVRRVYIPKADGRQRPLGVPALEDKLVQRATVEVLNQIYETDFLGFSYGFRPKRHQHKALDALWCGLHERRVNWVLDLDVRSFFDRLSHEWLVRFLQHRIADRRVVRLIQKWLNAGVLEKGKRTFVEAGSPQGGSASPLLANIYLHYVFDLWVQAWRKKRAHGDVIVVRYADTSWLGSSTKTRPNGSGWN; from the coding sequence ATGCATCATGTCTACCGGATCGACACCCTGCGGTTCGCCTACTTGCAGTTGAAGAGGCACGCTGCGGCGGGTGTGGACGGGGAGACATGGCGGCACTACGGCGAGGCTCTTGAGGAGAATCTCCAGAATCTCTCCCATAGACTGAAGCGCGGGGCATACCGGGCCAAGCCGGTGCGTAGGGTGTACATCCCGAAGGCGGATGGGCGGCAGCGACCGCTCGGCGTCCCGGCGCTCGAAGACAAGCTCGTTCAGAGAGCGACGGTGGAGGTACTGAATCAAATCTACGAAACCGACTTCCTCGGCTTCTCTTATGGGTTCCGTCCAAAGCGGCACCAGCATAAAGCGCTGGATGCGTTGTGGTGTGGACTCCATGAGCGACGTGTGAACTGGGTGCTGGACCTGGACGTGCGCAGCTTCTTCGACAGGCTGTCGCATGAATGGCTGGTCCGGTTCCTCCAGCATCGGATAGCGGACCGGCGCGTTGTGCGTCTCATCCAGAAATGGCTGAACGCGGGCGTGCTGGAAAAGGGCAAGCGAACCTTCGTGGAAGCAGGCTCGCCACAGGGCGGAAGTGCATCGCCCCTGTTGGCGAATATCTACCTCCACTACGTCTTCGATCTCTGGGTTCAGGCATGGCGTAAGAAGCGTGCGCACGGCGATGTAATCGTGGTGCGTTATGCGGACACATCGTGGTTGGGTTCGAGTACAAAGACGAGGCCGAACGGTTCTGGTTGGAACTGA
- a CDS encoding type IV secretion system DNA-binding domain-containing protein, whose translation MVKTTWGRKETIIWPRHMPTYTYSIVFGVAVLTFLAVCIRIHLAEPLQRYYLPAYERASAFGSVLKTHKSTYRLLFIGGPRSTPRAAMNDDVILGRTSESGGQTIPLELSPDARQQGYSLLFRIPERSFVDTRFSAYLRGAVYGGSSLFAFFRPPLIGGGILLLALLPVAAFKDVQWQKQLKYGRRLKGPEMLTPKQFNKTVKGDGIGFKTNDIEPMLRIPSRAESRHMQIIGDTGAGKSALMFQVLRQVRSRGDAAIVYDPAREFVKRFYDPARGDVILNPLDSRCPYWGPADELCSRSEAKALAASLFQPPQDKKGEFFIESPQKIFAFLMAYGPTPEELIQWMSNPEEIDRRLKGTEHAHLIDPHAHQQRAGVLASLGLVADSLRLLPKSSEGNGVWTATEWAEKRQGWIFLTSLPAEREALRPLQSLWIDWLVLRLLNEPTEAQRRVWFVIDELASLQKLPQLHTAITEARKSRNPVVLGFQGKAQLEYLYGHLAEVMLSQPATSVWLTTKEPKAGQWVSEFIGKVEVERLRETHFDGTRAGRNFALDRQVEPLVLESEISGLADLHAFMKYQNYVTRFSFPYFDMPVVAKGFEPRERPEEKLPYQSKRSAGSDPTQAELKHEPETSASATTDGISEVEQIEPEEVVIAPDDVQNLITRG comes from the coding sequence ATGGTGAAGACGACTTGGGGTCGCAAAGAAACCATCATCTGGCCACGGCACATGCCCACCTACACGTACAGTATTGTTTTCGGCGTGGCCGTTCTGACCTTCCTGGCTGTCTGCATTCGTATCCATTTGGCAGAGCCGCTCCAGCGCTACTACCTGCCCGCCTACGAGCGCGCTTCCGCCTTCGGCTCGGTACTCAAGACGCATAAAAGCACATACCGTCTCCTGTTCATCGGAGGCCCTAGAAGCACTCCGCGCGCCGCCATGAACGACGATGTGATCCTTGGCCGGACTTCGGAGTCGGGCGGGCAGACGATACCTCTGGAACTTTCGCCGGATGCCCGACAGCAGGGTTACTCTCTCCTCTTTCGGATACCGGAACGGAGCTTCGTGGACACGCGTTTTAGCGCCTATCTGCGGGGTGCCGTGTACGGCGGATCGAGCCTCTTTGCGTTCTTCCGCCCGCCCCTGATCGGCGGTGGCATATTGCTCCTGGCGTTGTTGCCAGTCGCCGCGTTCAAGGATGTCCAGTGGCAGAAACAGTTGAAGTATGGTCGCCGCCTCAAAGGCCCGGAGATGCTTACCCCGAAGCAGTTCAACAAGACCGTGAAGGGCGACGGAATCGGGTTCAAGACGAATGACATTGAGCCCATGCTTCGTATCCCCAGCCGCGCCGAGTCGCGGCACATGCAGATTATCGGGGACACTGGTGCGGGCAAGTCCGCCTTGATGTTTCAGGTGCTTCGACAAGTGCGAAGCCGGGGCGATGCGGCCATCGTGTACGACCCTGCGCGGGAGTTCGTGAAGCGCTTTTACGATCCAGCGCGCGGCGATGTGATCCTCAATCCTCTCGACAGCCGGTGTCCCTACTGGGGACCAGCTGATGAGCTGTGCAGCCGCTCAGAAGCTAAGGCTTTGGCGGCATCGCTGTTCCAGCCTCCGCAAGATAAGAAGGGCGAGTTCTTTATTGAATCCCCGCAGAAAATTTTTGCCTTTCTGATGGCGTACGGGCCGACTCCGGAAGAGCTCATTCAGTGGATGTCAAACCCGGAAGAGATCGACCGGAGGCTCAAAGGAACAGAGCACGCTCACCTCATCGACCCTCACGCCCATCAACAGCGCGCCGGTGTGTTGGCGTCGCTTGGTCTAGTAGCCGACAGCTTACGCCTGCTTCCCAAATCGAGTGAGGGGAACGGGGTGTGGACTGCCACTGAGTGGGCCGAGAAACGGCAAGGATGGATCTTCCTAACTTCACTCCCGGCAGAGCGTGAAGCCCTTCGTCCGCTTCAGAGTCTGTGGATAGACTGGCTCGTCTTGCGGCTGTTGAATGAACCAACAGAAGCACAGCGTCGGGTGTGGTTCGTGATCGACGAGCTGGCAAGCTTGCAGAAGCTCCCTCAGCTCCATACGGCAATTACAGAGGCACGCAAGAGTCGCAATCCTGTCGTCCTCGGATTCCAAGGCAAGGCACAACTTGAGTACTTGTACGGTCATCTTGCCGAGGTCATGCTATCGCAGCCCGCGACCAGTGTTTGGCTCACCACGAAGGAGCCGAAGGCCGGCCAATGGGTGAGCGAATTCATCGGCAAAGTTGAGGTGGAGCGCCTTCGCGAGACGCATTTCGATGGCACCCGTGCGGGACGAAACTTCGCCCTTGATCGCCAGGTCGAACCGCTTGTCCTTGAATCTGAAATATCGGGACTCGCTGACCTCCACGCATTCATGAAGTATCAAAACTATGTGACCCGATTCTCATTCCCGTACTTCGATATGCCGGTGGTCGCGAAGGGTTTTGAACCACGCGAGCGGCCCGAAGAGAAGCTGCCTTATCAATCCAAACGATCGGCAGGAAGCGACCCGACGCAGGCGGAATTGAAGCACGAACCGGAAACATCCGCGTCAGCCACAACGGATGGAATTTCCGAGGTCGAGCAGATTGAGCCTGAAGAAGTCGTCATCGCCCCCGACGACGTTCAGAACCTCATCACGCGTGGATAG
- the mobF gene encoding MobF family relaxase, which yields MLTISKPLSSTQAQTYHAKEFTAAEQNYWKQEDIIQGEWRGQLAEKFELSGAVGGQEFARLAEGQHPQTGEQLVRHRAVHEYKTEDGRTVTPVEHRAGWDATFSAPKSVSLTALVGGDSEVREAHRKAVAFALAELERYTQVRIGGNNPPETTGRFVAATFEHDTARPVGGYAAPQLHTHAVVFNMTECEDGTIRALQPRSLFETQQFATAVYQSHLTYQLRSLGYEIEPGRSGAPEIKGYSQEYLDASSPRRQQIVEAVARSGFSGPEAAQIAAHNTRDGKQILSPREVVAAHRQIAAEFGNQADTVIAEARSRRQEQARENPPDERKQQVNSAVTFARDKGFEREAVLDERAILVDAMRKGMGEMTYPEVRAGFEARVRSGEFREVSHDGKAAARSFTTAGTIQAEKEIIASVREGQHRSPQLMSVQDAIPLTEARQQLNQTQRKAIEQILTSRDQIQGLQGSAGSGKTSTLSAIRLGAEQNGYVVEGFAPTSRAAHQLRDAGISADTLQGFLARARVQDAPGRRHLYMVDESSLASTEQMRDFLRRISKEDKVLLIGDVRQHQGVDAGKPFEQLQQSGMQTAILDRIVRQKDPELLRAVEHLSKNQTEAGLQMLQQQGRVTEIVDPEQRISAIAKAYAMHPEKTIIVSPDNASRRAINQAVRQTLQSLGRLDAEDRSINVLTPRSDMTGADRAWAARYQPGDVLHYIRGSKELGIEGGSYAEVIAATPKDNLVTIRKSDGELVTYDPSRLHGISAYKEIEREFAIGDRVQLTAPNRDLQVANRDLGTLKSFDDAGRITLRMDSGKDVSFDPRDMRHFDHGYAVTSYSAQGLTSERVLVNMDIEVHPELINGRFAYVSVSRASQEAQIFTNDASNLAESLSRDVSKTSAIPAPRPELIQDRAETRSIGLGHALSH from the coding sequence ATGTTGACAATTTCCAAACCGCTTTCATCCACACAAGCGCAGACCTACCACGCGAAGGAGTTCACCGCCGCGGAGCAAAACTATTGGAAGCAGGAGGACATCATTCAGGGTGAATGGCGCGGTCAGCTCGCAGAGAAGTTCGAACTGTCCGGAGCTGTCGGCGGTCAGGAGTTCGCACGGCTTGCGGAAGGTCAGCATCCGCAGACCGGCGAGCAGCTTGTGCGTCATCGGGCCGTTCACGAGTACAAGACGGAGGACGGTAGAACCGTCACGCCTGTGGAACATCGGGCAGGTTGGGATGCGACCTTTTCCGCTCCAAAGTCGGTATCGCTGACGGCGCTGGTCGGCGGCGACAGCGAAGTTCGCGAGGCACATCGAAAGGCGGTGGCCTTTGCGCTCGCCGAGTTGGAACGCTATACCCAAGTCCGCATCGGTGGGAACAATCCTCCTGAAACTACCGGGCGATTTGTGGCCGCGACCTTTGAACACGACACGGCCCGCCCGGTCGGCGGCTACGCGGCTCCCCAGCTTCATACCCATGCCGTCGTCTTCAATATGACCGAGTGTGAAGATGGAACCATACGCGCCCTGCAACCGCGCAGTCTGTTCGAGACGCAGCAATTCGCAACTGCCGTCTACCAGTCCCATCTCACGTATCAGCTTCGTTCGCTCGGGTACGAGATAGAGCCTGGGCGCAGTGGCGCTCCTGAGATCAAGGGCTATTCGCAGGAATACCTTGACGCCTCCAGCCCGCGACGGCAGCAGATCGTCGAAGCCGTTGCCCGAAGCGGCTTTTCGGGTCCAGAAGCTGCCCAGATTGCAGCTCACAACACCCGCGACGGCAAACAAATCCTTTCCCCAAGGGAGGTTGTCGCTGCACATCGTCAGATCGCAGCGGAGTTTGGAAATCAGGCAGACACAGTTATCGCCGAAGCACGTTCGCGCCGTCAGGAACAAGCCCGGGAAAACCCACCTGATGAGAGAAAACAGCAGGTCAATTCAGCAGTAACTTTTGCGCGAGATAAAGGCTTCGAGCGTGAAGCGGTGCTCGATGAACGCGCGATCTTAGTAGACGCTATGCGCAAGGGTATGGGTGAGATGACCTATCCAGAGGTACGTGCCGGCTTCGAGGCCCGCGTGCGCTCCGGTGAGTTTCGAGAAGTCTCCCATGATGGAAAAGCAGCGGCGCGCTCCTTCACCACGGCAGGAACGATCCAAGCCGAAAAGGAGATAATCGCGTCCGTCCGCGAAGGACAGCATCGGTCGCCGCAGCTCATGTCGGTTCAGGACGCTATCCCGCTCACGGAAGCACGCCAACAACTGAATCAGACCCAGCGAAAAGCCATCGAACAGATACTCACTTCTCGCGATCAGATACAGGGACTGCAAGGGAGCGCAGGCTCAGGAAAAACAAGTACGCTTTCCGCGATACGCCTGGGAGCGGAACAAAACGGCTATGTGGTCGAAGGTTTTGCTCCGACATCGCGTGCTGCACACCAGCTCCGCGATGCGGGAATTTCCGCCGACACCCTACAGGGTTTCCTCGCACGAGCTCGGGTTCAAGACGCTCCGGGCCGGAGACATCTGTATATGGTCGATGAGTCCTCCTTAGCCTCGACGGAGCAGATGCGAGATTTTCTCCGGCGCATCAGCAAAGAGGACAAAGTGCTACTGATCGGCGATGTTCGCCAACACCAAGGCGTAGACGCTGGCAAACCCTTCGAGCAGTTACAGCAGTCTGGGATGCAAACAGCGATTCTCGATCGAATCGTCCGTCAGAAAGATCCCGAACTCCTTCGGGCAGTGGAACACCTATCGAAGAATCAAACGGAAGCCGGACTTCAGATGCTCCAGCAACAGGGGCGGGTCACGGAAATAGTCGACCCGGAGCAGCGCATCTCGGCCATCGCCAAAGCCTATGCAATGCATCCTGAAAAGACGATCATCGTCTCGCCGGATAACGCCTCGCGACGGGCAATCAATCAGGCCGTCCGGCAGACTTTACAGAGTCTTGGAAGGTTGGACGCGGAAGATCGCTCCATCAACGTATTGACGCCACGTTCGGACATGACCGGGGCGGATCGAGCCTGGGCAGCCCGCTATCAACCTGGCGACGTGCTTCATTACATCCGAGGAAGCAAAGAGCTTGGTATCGAGGGCGGCAGCTACGCTGAGGTGATCGCGGCCACACCCAAAGACAACCTTGTCACGATCCGGAAATCAGACGGAGAGCTTGTGACCTACGACCCCTCACGCCTGCATGGCATATCCGCTTACAAAGAGATTGAACGCGAGTTTGCGATTGGTGACCGGGTGCAACTGACAGCCCCCAACCGCGACCTGCAGGTCGCAAACCGCGACCTAGGAACGCTCAAAAGCTTCGACGATGCGGGACGTATTACCCTGCGAATGGATAGCGGAAAAGACGTGTCGTTCGACCCGAGAGACATGCGTCACTTCGACCACGGATACGCGGTAACGTCCTACAGCGCGCAGGGGCTCACCTCAGAGCGCGTCCTAGTGAACATGGATATCGAAGTTCACCCGGAATTGATTAACGGACGGTTCGCCTATGTATCCGTCTCTCGCGCCTCGCAAGAGGCTCAGATATTCACCAATGATGCGTCCAACCTAGCGGAAAGTCTCAGCCGCGATGTATCAAAGACCTCGGCCATTCCAGCTCCGCGGCCAGAATTGATCCAAGACCGTGCGGAGACCCGATCCATAGGGCTTGGGCATGCGCTTTCCCACTAA
- a CDS encoding argonaute/piwi family protein, whose protein sequence is MHLNYLPLRFTADIFKGGALTFPEGSEKNWTSDDPISKELSKLREKHGDSHVFHRMGNKIACIPVVENAIAIGTETDFNIISDFQLANALARSALHRYFKAAGRETVIGFRPVTLLLEKHNLASNRKDVFGIFPEYTLDVRPLAPHEGDIASGVLIGFGIKYVFLQNVAELQAQGVSAAGMYAVRLVDESEHQFDRAYLGRIDRFTKDNVTLVDSDYAEYPADQCYFEGSRTNIEAVGRSLLGKDYDAFSSSLLQESYKVTGAPNQTQRLHQLGAWLEAKSPIPCAVGLGVRIAKKPHECSRGNDAGYSRFFDSPKCVLRPGGSLTVPWPVDKQIDLNGPYDAESFPNKRVRIAVICPQEFTGDAEEFLRKLKEGLPNAPDGSPFRKGFVRKYHLSSCDFTFHEVKRSSNSDDIYKDASLEALKQKPDMAIAIIRSQYRGLPDASNPYYTTKARLMAQGVPVQLLNIETIRRKSLDYILNNIGLAMYAKLGGIPWTLTQNSDMAHEIIVGIGSARLNESRRGAGERVIGITTVFSGDGQYLLANNTQEVPSEEYVDALTQSLSETVSELRSRFGWRPKDRVRFIFHQKFKKYKDAEAEAVDRFARSLKDFDVQYAFVHVSDSHNWMLLDPASRGVKFGDTMKGVAVPQRGQCVPLGPNAALLTLSGPFQVKTPLQGCPHPVLVSIHEKSTFKSVDYIARQIFNLSFISWRGFNPSTLPVSISYSDMIVDLLGHLRRVKNWNPETLSTALKERRWFL, encoded by the coding sequence TTGCATCTCAACTACCTGCCGCTACGTTTTACTGCCGACATATTCAAAGGGGGCGCTCTGACCTTTCCTGAAGGTTCAGAAAAAAACTGGACCTCCGACGACCCAATCAGCAAAGAGTTGAGCAAGTTGAGAGAGAAGCATGGGGATTCCCATGTTTTTCATCGAATGGGAAATAAAATCGCCTGCATCCCGGTAGTAGAAAACGCGATCGCAATTGGCACTGAAACAGACTTCAACATCATCTCCGACTTTCAGTTAGCGAATGCGCTCGCACGCTCAGCATTACATAGATATTTCAAAGCTGCTGGCAGAGAGACTGTTATCGGCTTTCGCCCTGTCACGCTCCTACTCGAAAAACATAATCTCGCTTCTAACCGCAAAGACGTATTTGGCATTTTCCCCGAATACACGCTCGACGTTAGGCCGTTAGCTCCGCACGAGGGGGACATCGCGAGCGGAGTTCTTATTGGATTTGGAATCAAATACGTCTTCCTCCAGAATGTCGCTGAACTTCAGGCTCAGGGTGTTTCAGCAGCCGGCATGTACGCCGTGCGGTTAGTTGACGAGTCCGAACATCAGTTTGATCGGGCCTACCTCGGACGGATCGACCGCTTCACAAAGGACAACGTAACCCTAGTCGATTCTGACTATGCGGAGTATCCAGCCGATCAGTGCTATTTCGAAGGTAGTCGTACAAATATCGAGGCAGTCGGCCGAAGCCTCCTTGGCAAAGACTACGATGCCTTTTCGAGCTCGCTTCTTCAGGAAAGCTACAAAGTGACCGGCGCTCCCAATCAGACCCAGCGACTCCATCAACTTGGAGCCTGGTTGGAAGCAAAATCCCCAATTCCGTGCGCCGTCGGCTTAGGAGTGCGGATCGCTAAGAAACCCCATGAGTGTTCACGAGGCAATGATGCCGGCTACTCCAGATTTTTCGACTCTCCCAAATGTGTCCTTCGCCCTGGAGGTTCGTTAACCGTTCCTTGGCCTGTCGACAAGCAAATCGACCTCAATGGTCCTTACGACGCAGAGTCATTTCCAAACAAACGGGTGCGCATCGCCGTCATCTGTCCGCAAGAGTTCACCGGGGATGCCGAAGAGTTTTTGAGAAAGCTGAAGGAGGGGCTACCCAACGCTCCTGATGGATCGCCTTTCCGGAAAGGTTTCGTCCGCAAATACCACTTGAGCAGTTGCGATTTTACGTTCCACGAAGTGAAGCGCAGTTCGAATTCCGACGACATTTACAAGGATGCTTCGTTGGAGGCGTTGAAACAGAAGCCAGACATGGCAATCGCAATCATCCGTTCGCAGTATCGAGGGCTTCCCGATGCGTCGAACCCGTACTACACCACTAAAGCGCGATTGATGGCGCAAGGTGTTCCAGTACAACTATTGAATATCGAAACCATCCGTCGAAAAAGCCTTGACTACATTCTCAATAATATCGGGCTTGCTATGTACGCGAAGCTTGGCGGAATCCCTTGGACGCTGACCCAGAACAGCGATATGGCGCACGAGATTATCGTTGGTATAGGAAGCGCCAGATTGAACGAAAGCCGTCGTGGTGCAGGCGAGCGGGTGATCGGAATTACGACCGTTTTCAGCGGCGATGGCCAGTACCTGTTGGCAAACAATACTCAAGAGGTGCCTTCAGAAGAGTACGTTGATGCTCTGACTCAGTCTCTCTCGGAGACTGTGAGTGAACTCAGGAGCCGATTCGGTTGGAGACCAAAAGACAGGGTCCGATTCATCTTCCATCAAAAGTTCAAGAAGTACAAAGATGCTGAAGCTGAGGCAGTTGATCGCTTCGCACGATCACTCAAAGATTTCGACGTGCAATATGCCTTCGTTCATGTCAGTGACTCGCACAACTGGATGTTGCTAGATCCCGCATCGAGGGGAGTGAAGTTCGGCGACACAATGAAGGGAGTGGCGGTCCCGCAGAGGGGACAATGTGTGCCTCTAGGGCCAAACGCTGCTCTTTTGACTTTGTCCGGGCCATTTCAGGTCAAGACGCCACTGCAAGGTTGCCCTCATCCAGTACTGGTGAGCATTCACGAGAAGTCCACGTTCAAGAGCGTGGATTATATCGCTCGCCAAATTTTCAATCTCAGCTTCATCTCATGGAGGGGTTTCAACCCGTCAACGCTTCCAGTTTCGATTTCTTACTCAGACATGATCGTAGATCTGTTGGGGCATTTGAGAAGGGTTAAGAACTGGAATCCCGAGACGCTTTCGACCGCACTGAAAGAAAGGCGCTGGTTCCTATGA
- a CDS encoding DUF5677 domain-containing protein: MSDEKQEERLTNRDLILKGHEVASETLRLFCTHFNETLPLEGLAGARLAVLIGTAMKAINTSNAIRMLCVERPYFEDMYILVRTLIESIVNGAYIQIAEDDEVNAFLHFDSISLAKSLRVAETVSPEAVGTMSEKLRDQFRVHTESIKQMIGKTEQDFSWTRLDIVSKGERIDKKLGVPTFGVVCKVLFPSSHTYVHGGYRSLEAYIHPERIAIHEDFLNFQADGALHHTVVALLALCITMNQLTDQRLDNWLAVIQSILTTYSDQVKSAIPRTYAANGF; encoded by the coding sequence ATGTCAGACGAGAAACAAGAGGAAAGACTCACCAATCGAGACCTGATTTTGAAGGGGCACGAGGTTGCGTCGGAGACGCTGCGGCTGTTCTGCACCCACTTCAATGAGACACTGCCGCTCGAAGGTCTTGCTGGCGCGCGCCTTGCCGTTTTGATTGGCACCGCGATGAAGGCGATCAACACAAGCAACGCCATTCGTATGCTGTGCGTTGAGAGGCCTTATTTCGAAGACATGTATATTTTAGTGCGTACACTCATCGAGTCGATCGTGAACGGAGCATACATCCAAATCGCGGAAGATGACGAAGTCAACGCATTTCTGCATTTCGATTCGATCTCCCTCGCCAAGTCGTTGCGTGTTGCGGAGACCGTCTCGCCCGAAGCGGTTGGCACAATGTCTGAGAAGCTGCGCGATCAGTTCCGAGTTCATACCGAATCCATCAAACAAATGATCGGAAAAACCGAACAGGATTTTAGCTGGACACGCCTCGATATAGTTTCCAAAGGCGAACGGATTGACAAGAAACTTGGAGTGCCAACTTTCGGCGTAGTATGTAAGGTCCTGTTTCCTTCAAGCCACACCTATGTGCATGGTGGCTATCGTTCCCTCGAAGCCTACATTCACCCGGAACGAATCGCTATACATGAGGACTTTCTGAATTTTCAGGCAGATGGTGCGCTACACCATACGGTAGTCGCGCTTTTGGCACTTTGCATCACGATGAATCAACTGACAGACCAGCGGCTCGATAATTGGCTGGCTGTGATTCAAAGCATACTCACCACCTATTCGGATCAGGTCAAGTCCGCAATCCCTCGCACTTACGCTGCGAACGGCTTCTGA
- a CDS encoding UvrD-helicase domain-containing protein yields MNFQLCDQRKAIIAEPGHLLVLGGPGSGKTTVALFKAKQRFSTLKPSQEILFLSFSRAAIRQVLLRCKEILKPAERRAVAVQTYHSFCMDMLRAHGRLLLGHPVRFMYPGDERLQKAAFEGDWEAERQRQAKEMGIFCFDLFAQGAAELLERCAALRKLIGDSFPMIIVDEFQDTDDNQWRIVAQLAKVADIFCLADPDQRIFDYRDDIDPLRIEGLRTTLAPREFDLGGENHRSPNAGILNFANAVLHNQSPLPDTSDIMQLRYWPRAFASTVHACVVFTFSELRKLGVENPSVAVLSRSNGLISDVSAILAEKHAYNGRELPIVEHDVVWDAELSAAAAVVVASTLEWPTAAAEVAVARTLALIAAYYKLKNAEEPTKSAAEAAQKYEAAASKVASEETPRIKAAKELLAAHQSGIQMVGDPVADWKSARRVLQEISALGELYREVRLVRLFRATDALASGLSNRWLATGSYEGVSDLVKGILEQEKLIAVERDPRGCILMNIHKSKGKEFDGVVLIEGAFKSHFFDERKEVSPYERSRRLLRVGLTRARHRVTILRPQGARPLVDPI; encoded by the coding sequence ATGAACTTCCAATTGTGTGACCAACGCAAAGCAATCATCGCGGAGCCAGGTCACCTGCTGGTATTGGGAGGTCCTGGATCGGGCAAGACAACTGTCGCTCTTTTCAAAGCGAAGCAACGATTTTCTACGCTCAAGCCAAGTCAGGAAATACTTTTCCTGAGCTTTTCGCGTGCGGCGATCCGCCAAGTATTGCTCCGCTGCAAGGAGATCTTGAAGCCCGCAGAGCGGCGCGCAGTCGCGGTTCAAACGTATCACTCCTTCTGTATGGATATGCTTCGTGCTCACGGAAGGCTCTTATTAGGGCACCCAGTTCGCTTCATGTATCCCGGAGATGAACGTCTTCAGAAAGCTGCCTTTGAAGGAGATTGGGAAGCAGAGCGTCAACGTCAAGCCAAAGAGATGGGCATCTTTTGTTTCGATCTTTTTGCGCAGGGCGCGGCGGAGCTGCTGGAGCGGTGCGCCGCCCTTCGCAAGCTGATTGGCGATAGCTTCCCGATGATTATTGTCGATGAGTTTCAAGACACGGACGACAATCAGTGGCGCATCGTTGCGCAGCTCGCGAAAGTCGCTGACATTTTTTGTCTTGCCGACCCCGATCAGCGGATTTTTGACTACCGAGATGACATCGACCCGTTGCGTATTGAAGGTCTTCGTACCACATTGGCGCCACGCGAGTTCGATCTGGGAGGGGAGAACCATCGAAGCCCCAACGCCGGCATCCTCAACTTTGCAAATGCCGTGCTCCACAATCAATCACCGCTTCCAGATACTTCGGACATCATGCAGCTTCGGTACTGGCCTCGTGCATTCGCCTCGACTGTTCACGCATGTGTGGTCTTCACGTTTTCGGAGCTGAGGAAACTCGGAGTTGAGAATCCAAGCGTTGCAGTCCTTTCACGTAGTAATGGATTGATCTCCGATGTCTCTGCCATCCTTGCTGAGAAGCATGCCTACAACGGGCGAGAGCTTCCCATCGTCGAGCATGACGTAGTCTGGGACGCTGAGCTTTCAGCCGCGGCGGCGGTTGTCGTGGCTTCCACCCTGGAATGGCCTACGGCGGCAGCGGAGGTCGCGGTCGCACGAACCCTGGCTCTCATTGCTGCTTACTACAAACTCAAGAATGCAGAAGAGCCGACTAAATCTGCTGCAGAAGCGGCCCAGAAATATGAGGCAGCGGCTTCTAAGGTGGCGAGTGAGGAGACACCACGTATTAAGGCTGCGAAGGAGCTATTGGCAGCCCATCAGAGCGGTATACAAATGGTCGGCGACCCTGTTGCGGATTGGAAATCCGCACGTCGCGTGTTGCAGGAGATTTCTGCTTTGGGTGAACTGTACCGCGAGGTCCGACTCGTTCGACTATTCCGGGCAACGGATGCGCTCGCCAGCGGATTGAGCAACAGATGGCTCGCCACGGGCAGCTATGAAGGCGTCAGCGATCTGGTCAAAGGCATCCTCGAACAAGAGAAACTGATTGCTGTTGAGCGTGACCCGCGTGGTTGCATCCTTATGAACATCCACAAATCGAAGGGAAAGGAGTTTGACGGCGTCGTACTCATCGAAGGGGCTTTCAAATCCCATTTCTTCGATGAGCGGAAGGAAGTATCCCCATATGAGCGTAGCCGGAGGCTTCTGCGCGTCGGGTTAACTCGCGCACGGCACCGAGTTACGATTCTTCGCCCCCAAGGTGCGCGCCCCTTAGTCGATCCCATCTGA